The proteins below are encoded in one region of Spirochaetia bacterium 38H-sp:
- a CDS encoding polyphenol oxidase family protein gives MHGFSVEFYDDFLRFYFSHSSLSSFYGFMSLYKAGDMGKSAEFTDERLRWLEERGIDRDSLRCVRQVHGRVVADASSFLPGDEPEADGLFCTDDSLVCGVTVADCMPIWVFREDGTAWGIVHSGWRGTGIAALLADALGEGRKVAVLGPSIRSCCYRVDKERAEVFASAFGRDAAVRKADGFYLDLVAANRGLLERRGVSVYTIEGCTCCDERFGSYRREGEAFTHMLAVCARG, from the coding sequence ATGCATGGTTTTTCTGTTGAGTTTTATGATGATTTTTTAAGGTTTTATTTTTCTCATTCTTCTTTGAGCTCTTTTTACGGTTTTATGTCGCTTTATAAGGCAGGGGATATGGGAAAAAGTGCGGAGTTTACGGATGAGAGGCTCAGGTGGCTGGAAGAGCGCGGGATTGACAGGGATTCTTTGCGCTGTGTACGGCAGGTGCACGGCAGGGTTGTTGCGGATGCTTCTTCTTTTTTACCGGGGGATGAGCCTGAGGCAGACGGGCTTTTTTGCACAGACGATTCTCTTGTGTGCGGGGTTACGGTTGCGGACTGTATGCCCATATGGGTTTTCAGGGAGGACGGGACTGCGTGGGGGATTGTTCATTCCGGATGGAGGGGGACGGGGATTGCTGCTTTGCTTGCGGATGCGCTGGGTGAGGGCAGGAAGGTTGCCGTGCTGGGGCCTTCTATTCGCTCGTGCTGTTACAGGGTGGATAAAGAACGGGCGGAGGTTTTTGCGTCTGCGTTTGGCAGGGATGCTGCTGTGCGTAAGGCCGATGGTTTTTATCTGGATCTTGTTGCTGCAAACAGGGGGCTTCTGGAGAGGCGCGGGGTTTCTGTGTATACGATAGAGGGGTGTACCTGCTGTGATGAGCGTTTTGGTTCTTACAGGAGGGAGGGGGAGGCTTTTACGCATATGCTGGCAGTGTGTGCCAGGGGGTGA